The genomic interval AGATATTGATTGTCCGAGGGCACCCAAGCCGTGGACAATACGCTGACCTCATGCCCCATTTGTTGAAGCCCCATCGCGAGCGTGATCGTGTATTCTTCCAGCCCGCCCAGTTCCTGCATATCATACAGGATCATCCCGATTTTCAATGTGACACCTGTTTCTGTAAATTAACGAAATAAGAGAGTGTTTCTTAAGTCTGAAACCCTATTCGTTTTGGACACGGATTTCACGGAACACACGGAAATGAATCACTGATGTTACGCAGTTGAAATCAAGTCGGGTCTCCTAATGCGCCATTTATGTCGTTCTTGTGCAAGGACAGTCTAAAACGCGAGATAAATCTCGCGTTACGACCTTTACTGCGAAAGGTGAGTTAATAAGCACTTTCCGTGAACATCAGTGAAAAGTCTACGATCTGCCGTTAAGCAATTTGACATGGATGCGGGATTCCAACAGTTTCAAATCTTCCATGATCTTTTCTTCCGTCGCGGCTTTCAAGACCACATGCCCCAGGCGGTCGGGTCCCAACCGGAAGGCTGGCGCTGTTTCGCCATGATCGTAATCGATCACGGTTTCAATGATCTCCAAGCCATTGCCGTCCACATCGACGCGGTCCAAGCTCCCTCCCGATTTAGACGTAATGAGGAGATTCCCGCAGGGGTTTCTGGATTCAAATTGCGCCTGAGGTCTCGATCCCAAACTCAGTTCGAGGATATAGGCATAATAATCCATTTCATAATGCGTGGAAACCAGTTCCGGCAGGCAGGTTGCGCCCGCGCGCGCGCCGATCTCCAGCACATACACATGATCGCCGCGCAGGATAAAGTCCGCATTGATCGCGCAGGTGGTCAACCCCAACGCCCTGATCGACTTATCGAGTTGGGTCCATACCAGGTCTTTCACCTGATCCGGCAGAGAATACGGGACGTAGTGACCGATCGGCACATCCGTTTTCCCGTGATACAAAATATCGCCGTGCGGCATCACGAACTGCGTCTCCCCATCGATCACCGCCGCCTGTGCGCCGAACTCCACCCCGCTGATGAATTCCTCCACCAAAAAATATTTCTGGCGCGTGGCGCGCATCACGTATTCGAAGGCATGCGGCAGATCGTCGGCGGCGTCCACGCGGATAATGCCGCGGCTACCGGAGGTGTCGACCGCTTTGCAGATCACCGGCTTTTCAAACAGATCGAATGCCTGACGTAGTTCTTCCAAACTCGACACTTCGCGGAAGCGAGCCGTGCAGACCCCGGCGGATTCAAACCGGCGCTTCATCTCCCTTTTGTTTGTTGCCAGCGCGCCGGCATTTTCTGAAATCCCGGGCAGTTCCAGCGCGTCGCACACCACCCCTAATGCGCGGACTGCCGCATCAGTGCCTGTGGTGCAGATGCAATCCACATTTTCATCGCGCGCCAACTGAACGATTGACCGCACATCGGTCGTATCGATATGACAGGCTTTGTCTGCCAGTTTGAAGCCGGGATAATTGCCCGCCGCGCTGACCACCAGCGCGCGCATTCCCATTTCTTTGGCTTTACGGATCAACGGGACCTGATAAATACCAGCCCCAAGTATGAGCGCTGTTTTCATAATTCACCTTTGGTGGTTAGGACTTACGCAGTTGAACCTGTTGCGCCGTAGTTGCACTGCGGCGGCGGCAGTACAACTGCCCGCCAACTGTGTAAGCCCTGGTGGTATGGAAAAGAGTTTGGGAACGCCAACTCAACCCTTAGACCTTATTCTTTTTGTACACGAATTTCACGGAACACACGGAAAAAAGGCGGCTTTCTAAAG from Candidatus Defluviilinea gracilis carries:
- a CDS encoding ATP-grasp domain-containing protein yields the protein MKTALILGAGIYQVPLIRKAKEMGMRALVVSAAGNYPGFKLADKACHIDTTDVRSIVQLARDENVDCICTTGTDAAVRALGVVCDALELPGISENAGALATNKREMKRRFESAGVCTARFREVSSLEELRQAFDLFEKPVICKAVDTSGSRGIIRVDAADDLPHAFEYVMRATRQKYFLVEEFISGVEFGAQAAVIDGETQFVMPHGDILYHGKTDVPIGHYVPYSLPDQVKDLVWTQLDKSIRALGLTTCAINADFILRGDHVYVLEIGARAGATCLPELVSTHYEMDYYAYILELSLGSRPQAQFESRNPCGNLLITSKSGGSLDRVDVDGNGLEIIETVIDYDHGETAPAFRLGPDRLGHVVLKAATEEKIMEDLKLLESRIHVKLLNGRS